The Punica granatum isolate Tunisia-2019 chromosome 4, ASM765513v2, whole genome shotgun sequence genome has a window encoding:
- the LOC116204555 gene encoding AAA-ATPase At3g50940-like: MFRSSSSSSSLPFQMPSTKAVYSAAATAAAAAMIVRSAIKVYMPPELRSYLYSKLQQLLGSLSSQFTIVIEDFDGMNPNELFRAAELYLEPTVSTGTRRYRVSLPKKETKISLVMERNSELVDSFNGVKLKWRLVTKSIKPRHIGGWDPYNPIYVSELRRHELSFDKKHKEMVLTTYLPFVMERSRELTEEKKTLKLFTLRADGRHVGRGNPWQSVNLDHPATFETLAIDLEAKKAIIEDLEKFVKRKELYRKVGKAWKRGYLLYGPPGTGKSSLVAAMANYLNFDIYDLELSEVRSNSALRKALIRTSNRSILVVEDIDCSIKLPDRHGQPTTRVFNHRGRLIREDRGVTLSGLLNFVDGLWSTCGDERIIVFTTNHIDKLDPALLRPGRMDVHIHMSYCTPEGFRTLASNYLGITCHPLFTEVEALILKTRVTPAEVGEQLMRHEDPDPALKGLIEFIEEKQANEDSKAREGGCTAQEARVQGVLEKNESSGQKPFEIF, from the exons ATGTTcaggagcagcagcagcagcagcagcctcCCATTCCAAATGCCCTCCACCAAGGCGGTGTACTCGGCCGCCGCCAcagccgccgccgccgccatGATAGTCCGGTCAGCGATCAAAGTGTACATGCCCCCGGAGCTTCGAAGCTACCTCTACTCCAAGCTCCAACAGCTTCTTGGCTCGCTCTCGAGCCAGTTCACGATTGTGATCGAGGACTTCGATGGCATGAACCCGAACGAGCTCTTCAGGGCGGCAGAACTCTACCTCGAGCCCACTGTCTCTACCGGCACCAGGAGGTACCGGGTCTCCTTGCCGAAGAAGGAGACGAAGATCTCCTTAGTGATGGAGAGGAACTCCGAGCTCGTCGATTCGTTCAATGGGGTCAAGCTCAAGTGGAGGCTCGTGACGAAGTCGATCAAGCCCAG GCACATTGGGGGGTGGGACCCGTATAACCCGATTTATGTGTCGGAGCTACGACGCCATGAGCTGAGCTTCGACAAGAAGCACAAGGAGATGGTGCTGACGACATACCTGCCCTTCGTTATGGAGAGGTCAAGGGAGCTGacagaggagaagaagaccTTGAAGCTCTTCACTCTACGGGCCGACGGGCGGCACGTCGGCAGAGGCAACCCTTGGCAGTCGGTGAACCTTGACCATCCAGCCACCTTCGAGACGCTGGCTATTGACTTGGAGGCTAAGAAAGCCATTATCGAGGACCTCGAGAAGTTTGTGAAGAGGAAGGAGTTGTACCGGAAGGTCGGGAAGGCCTGGAAGAGAGGGTACCTGCTGTATGGGCCACCTGGAACCGGGAAGTCGAGCCTGGTCGCCGCAATGGCCAATTACCTCAACTTTGACATATATGACCTGGAGCTCAGCGAAGTAAGGAGCAACTCTGCTCTCAGGAAGGCTCTCATCAGAACCTCAAACAGATCGATACTCGTGGTCGAGGATATTGACTGCTCCATCAAGCTGCCCGATAGGCACGGGCAACCCACGACCAGAGTCTTTAATCATCGTGGTCGGTTGATTAGAGAAGATAGGGGG GTGACTTTGTCCGGGCTGCTCAACTTCGTAGACGGGCTATGGTCAACCTGTGGCGATGAACGGATCATCGTGTTCACGACCAACCACATAGACAAGCTTGACCCGGCGCTGCTACGCCCAGGACGAATGGACGTCCACATCCATATGTCATACTGCACACCTGAAGGGTTCAGAACTCTGGCCTCGAACTACCTCGGGATCACATGCCATCCGCTCTTCACAGAGGTCGAGGCCCTGATCCTGAAGACAAGGGTGACTCCAGCTGAGGTTGGTGAGCAGCTGATGAGGCATGAGGACCCAGACCCGGCGCTGAAGGGGTTGATCGAGTTTATCGAAGAAAAGCAGGCAAACGAAGATTCTAAGGCTCGTGAAGGAGGATGCACAGCACAAGAGGCGAGAGTCCAGGGGGTCTTGGAGAAGAATGAAAGCTCAGGACAGAAGCCATTTGAGATTTTCTGA
- the LOC116205045 gene encoding protein LURP-one-related 7 isoform X2, whose amino-acid sequence MDDSAPAYPAIPIDLFGSKKHRGLAHGELGFADSSGNIVFRVKRQSSRSSSESHHRERMLLDTAGNPLFSICRDSEKSWKVFKVDDGQEKQIILTAQRTRRTLTRTELDVFCSDENLGDSSPSLKMKGFPFQRSCTICRGDSIVAQDHVS is encoded by the exons ATGGATGATTCAGCTCCCGCTTACCCCGCGATTCCCATCGATCTGTTCGGGTCCAAGAAGCATCGCGGCCTTGCGCACGGTGAGCTGGGTTTCGCGGATTCCAGCGGCAACATTGTTTTCAGGGTAAAGCGTCAATCTTCAAGATCATCATCAGAATCCCATCATCGCGAGAGGATGCTGCTTGATACTGCAGGAAATCCTCTTTTCTCCATCTGCCGGGACAGT GAAAAGTCATGGAAAGTGTTCAAAGTGGATGACGGCCAAGAGAAGCAGATAATATTGACTGCCCAGAGGACTCGACGTACCTTGACGAGAACCGAGTTAGATGTATTTTGCTCCGATGAAAACTTGGGTGATTCAAGCCCATCTCTTAAGATGAAGGGCTTTCCTTTCCAGAGATCGTGCACTATTTGCCGAGGTGACTCCATTGTGGCACAG GATCATGTTTCTTGA
- the LOC116205045 gene encoding protein LURP-one-related 7 isoform X1 gives MDDSAPAYPAIPIDLFGSKKHRGLAHGELGFADSSGNIVFRVKRQSSRSSSESHHRERMLLDTAGNPLFSICRDSEKSWKVFKVDDGQEKQIILTAQRTRRTLTRTELDVFCSDENLGDSSPSLKMKGFPFQRSCTICRGDSIVAQTSLMHKLHQIYVRRSKFRVTIYPGSADHALIVAMVVIFLDG, from the exons ATGGATGATTCAGCTCCCGCTTACCCCGCGATTCCCATCGATCTGTTCGGGTCCAAGAAGCATCGCGGCCTTGCGCACGGTGAGCTGGGTTTCGCGGATTCCAGCGGCAACATTGTTTTCAGGGTAAAGCGTCAATCTTCAAGATCATCATCAGAATCCCATCATCGCGAGAGGATGCTGCTTGATACTGCAGGAAATCCTCTTTTCTCCATCTGCCGGGACAGT GAAAAGTCATGGAAAGTGTTCAAAGTGGATGACGGCCAAGAGAAGCAGATAATATTGACTGCCCAGAGGACTCGACGTACCTTGACGAGAACCGAGTTAGATGTATTTTGCTCCGATGAAAACTTGGGTGATTCAAGCCCATCTCTTAAGATGAAGGGCTTTCCTTTCCAGAGATCGTGCACTATTTGCCGAGGTGACTCCATTGTGGCACAG ACAAGTCTAATGCATAAGCTTCATCAGATTTACGTCAGGAGGTCTAAATTTAGGGTGACAATCTATCCTGGCTCTGCTGATCATGCGTTAATTGTGGCTATGGTGGTCATATTTCTGGATGGATGA
- the LOC116204174 gene encoding probable carboxylesterase 18: MLSLMATVAMLSSIASTYPKPKPCPSSPGLPWMTRIVVSVVSHISDITRRSDGTVKRRLLSFLNLKLLPIPTHILGVSSSDISVDPACDLWFPIFTLSTTTRAAASGALPIIFFPGGGFVLLGAASLFYDAVCCRFAKELDAVIISVNYRLSLEHRFPSQYEDGWEVLRHIDDHDWELLHALSFLAGDSAVGVLVGKGEPGPLAVNVSGPNVMDITDLEEFPATLLFHGRFNSLKDWQKRQHEWLKRSRKEADFSRAVRLPEGLAKAVP; the protein is encoded by the exons ATGCTTTCTTTGATGGCAACTGTAGCTATGCTCTCATCAATTGCATCCACTTACCCTAAACCCAAGCCCTGTCCCTCCTCACCCGGTCTCCCTTGGATGACCCGCATTGTTGTCTCTGTCGTTTCCCACATCTCCGACATCACTCGCCGCTCCGATGGCACTGTCAAACGCCGCCTCCTCAGTTTCCTCAACCTCAAGCTTCTTCCCATCCCCACCCACATCCTAGGTGTCTCCTCTTCCGACATATCTGTCGACCCTGCCTGTGATCTCTGGTTCCCCATCTTCACTCTCTCTACTACCACCAGAGCAGCAGCATCCGGCGCCCTCCCTATCATCTTTTTCCCTGGTGGTGGATTTGTGTTGCTCGGTGCCGCATCACTCTTTTATGATGCCGTCTGCTGCCGGTTTGCTAAGGAGCTCGATGCCGTCATCATCTCTGTCAACTACCGCCTCTCTCTGGAGCACCGCTTCCCTTCACAGTATGAGGATGGTTGGGAAGTCCTCAGGCACATCGACGACCATGACTGGGAGCTCCTCCACGCACTGTCTTTCCTCGCCGGAGACAGTGCCGTAG GCGTTCTTGTGGGAAAGGGAGAACCGGGACCATTGGCGGTGAATGTCAGTGGGCCAAATGTAATGGACATTACAGACCTGGAGGAGTTCCCGGCCACGCTGCTTTTTCACGGGCGGTTCAACTCCCTGAAGGACTGGCAAAAGCGGCAGCACGAGTGGCTCAAGAGGTCCAGGAAAGAGGCAGATTTTTCGCGGGCGGTTCGACTCCCTGAAGGACTGGCAAAAGCGGTACCATGA